A region from the Hydra vulgaris chromosome 08, alternate assembly HydraT2T_AEP genome encodes:
- the LOC100201316 gene encoding 26S proteasome non-ATPase regulatory subunit 10 isoform X3 → MSVSNNMLCQYAYDGNLEGLKDIICAKKEVAGVKDQDERQPLHWACSAGHLSIVQYLLNDCNVPIDQPDDSGWTPLIIASSAGRDLIVKELLRNSADPNKQTSTGCTALHYAASKNRYEIAQLLITSEADVNIQDRNTSASPLHRAASLGNIKIVNLLLDHNCKIDIQDSQGNTPLHLACEEERADVAELLHRHGASLVIQNKNEKTPTDLCPPYLKRRLLES, encoded by the exons ATGTCAGTATCAAATAACATGTTATGTCAGTATGCTTATGATGGAAATCTCGAAggtttaaaagatattatttgtGCCAAAAAAGAAGTTGCAGGTGTTAAAGATCAg GATGAACGTCAACCATTGCATTGGGCTTGCTCTGCTGGTCACCTTtctattgttcaatatttacttAATGATTGCAACGTGCCTATAGATCAGCCTGATGAT tCTGGGTGGACGCCTCTTATAATAGCATCATCAGCTGGTCGTGATTTAATTGTAAAAGAGTTATTGAGAAACTCAGCTGATCCTAATAAACAAACATCAACGGGTTGCACTGCACTTCATTATGCAGCTTCTAAAAATCGTTATGAG atagcTCAACTATTGATTACTTCAGAGGCAGATGTTAATATACAAGATAGAAATACTTCTGCAAGCCCCCTTCATAGAGCTGCTTCATT agggaatataaaaattgtaaatctaTTATTAGACCATAATTGCAAAATAGATATTCAAGATTCTCAAGGAAACACACCatt acaTTTAGCATGTGAGGAGGAGAGAGCTGATGTTGCTGAATTATTACATCGACATGGTGCTTCTcttgttattcaaaataag aatgaaaAAACTCCGACTGATTTGTGTCCTCCTTATCTTAAAAGAAGATTGttagaaagttaa